Proteins from a genomic interval of Dama dama isolate Ldn47 chromosome 1, ASM3311817v1, whole genome shotgun sequence:
- the LOC133055803 gene encoding olfactory receptor 51I2-like — protein MKSHHDIYNSSTEFTPATFTLVGIPGLEAEHIWISIPFCLMYTIIFLGNGIILYIVRFDPALHQPMYFFLAMLAFVELGVSVSTLPTVLGIFLFGINDISFGGCLLQMFSMHSFTLMESGVLLAMSVDRFVAIYSPLRYTTILTIPRISWMGVTIASCSVVLMFPLLLLLKRLPFCSHNALTHAYCLHSDLIKLPCGDTRPNSIFGPFVISFTFGLDSLLTVISYVLILHTVLGIASGAGRWRALNTCVSHTSALLVYYAPVVSLSLIHHFGHHLPLLLQTVMAKVYLFFPPVANPIVYSIKTREIRRSTVRTLSKKRGVVSQRIL, from the coding sequence ATGAAGTCTCATCATGACATTTACAATAGTTCCACTGAGTTCACACCTGCAACATTCACTCTTGTTGGCATCCCAGGGCTGGAAGCAGAGCACATCTGGATATCTATACCATTCTGCCTGATGTACACCATCATTTTCCTAGGAAATGGCATCATTCTTTACATCGTCCGGTTTGATCCTGCTTTGCACCAacccatgtacttctttctgGCCATGTTGGCCTTTGTGGAACTTGGCGTCTCTGTTTCCACCCTGCCCACTGTGTTGGGCATTTTCCTCTTTGGCATTAATGATATAAGTTTTGGTGGTTGTCTGCTACAGATGTTTTCCATGCATTCTTTTACCCTCATGGAATCAGGCGTCCTTCTGGCCATGTCTGTAGACCGCTTTGTGGCCATATACAGCCCGCTGCGATATACCACCATTCTGACAATTCCCCGCATCAGCTGGATGGGTGTCACCATTGCCTCGTGCAGTGTGGTGCTCATGTTCCCACTGCTTCTTCTGCTGAAGCGTCTGCCCTTCTGCAGCCACAATGCCCTCACACACGCTTACTGCCTCCACTCAGATCTGATCAAGTTGCCCTGTGGAGATACCCGCCCCAATAGCATCTTTGGTCCCTTTGTCATTTCTTTCACATTTGGGCTAGACTCATTGCTCACAGTGATTTCTTACGTGCTAATTCTTCACACAGTACTGGGTATTGCTTCTGGGGCAGGGCGGTGGAGGGCTCTGAACACCTGTGTGTCACACACCTCAGCTCTGCTTGTGTACTATGCGCCCGTTGTCAGCCTTTCCCTGATCCATCACTTTGGGCATCATTTACCTCTACTCCTCCAGACAGTCATGGCCAAGGTCTACCTTTTCTTCCCACCTGTGGCCAACCCCATTGTTTATAGCATCAAAACCAGGGAAATTCGCAGGAGCACTGTTCGCACACTGTCTAAAAAGAGGGGTGTGGTATCTCAGAGGATACTCTGA
- the LOC133054110 gene encoding olfactory receptor 52Z1P-like, producing the protein MAPSSYNYTSPQDMWYVLIGIPGLEDVHSWISIPICFMYIVAIVGNLFLIFLIVREQRLHEPMYLFLSMLALADVLLATSTAPKMLAIFWFHSMNISFGSCVSQMFFIHFIFVAESAILLAMAFDRYVAICHPLRYTAILNSSAIGKIGIAAVVRSFIICFPFIFLVHRLIYCGRNIIPHSYCEHMGIARLACDNININIIYGLTVALLSTGLDIMLIIMSYTMILCTVFQIPSWTARIKALSTCGSHICVILMFYAPAFFSFFAHRFGGKTIPHHIHILVANLYVVVPPMLNPIIYGVKTKQIQDQVILFFSPISICC; encoded by the coding sequence ATGGCTCCTTCCTCTTATAATTACACCAGTCCTCAGGATATGTGGTACGTCCTGATTGGAATCCCAGGACTAGAAGATGTGCACAGCTGGATCTCCATCCCCATCTGTTTTATGTACATTGTTGCTATTGTAGGTAACCTCTTCTTGATCTTCCTGATTGTGAGGGAGCAGCGTCTCCATGAGCCCATGTATCTCTTCCTTTCCATGCTGGCTTTAGCAGATGTCCTGCTTGCCACATCCACAGCCCCCAAGATGCTGGCCATCTTCTGGTTCCACTCCATGAATATATCCTTTGGTAGCTGTGTATCCCAGAtgttcttcatacatttcatcTTTGTGGCAGAATCTGCTATTCTCCTGGCCATGGCATTTGACCGCTATGTTGCCATCTGTCATCCACTGAGATACACTGCAATCTTAAACTCCTCAGCCATTGGGAAGATTGGCATAGCAGCTGTGGTCAGGAGCTTTATCATATGTTTTCCATTCATCTTTCTGGTACATCGACTTATATACTGTGGGAGAAACATCATTCCCCATTCCTACTGTGAGCACATGGGCATTGCCAGACTGGCTTGTGACAATATCAATATCAACATCATTTATGGCTTGACTGTGGCCCTGCTGTCTACAGGACTGGATATAATGCTCATCATTATGTCCTACACAATGATCCTTTGCACAGTGTTTCAGATACCTTCCTGGACTGCGAGAATTAAGGCCCTTAGCACATGTGGTTCCCACATCTGTGTCATACTTATGTTCTATGCTCcagcattcttttccttttttgctcatCGCTTTGGGGGTAAAACCATTCCTCATCACATCCATATCTTAGTAGCAAACCTCTATGTGGTGGTGCCCCCAATGCTAAACCCCATTATCTATGGGGTAAAAACCAAACAGATTCAGGAccaagtgattttatttttctcccccaTCAGCATATGTTGTTAA